In the genome of Candoia aspera isolate rCanAsp1 chromosome 4, rCanAsp1.hap2, whole genome shotgun sequence, the window aacaggtgtcgccacgtttccaaggctgtttttactgcaaacgcctccttttcccatacgtgccatctccgctccgtctccaccccgcctcgcctcccggtgcgcctcaggtcgtcggttgggctccttgggtcgggttccgccgtcgccgccgtcccactcgccctgccgcctttcgaccggggttgcctctgcgcctcctccgtcgcggggtccctgtgccaccgtcagctgttggagcatctgccgcaccgcctgcatcccttcctccaacgcgccgagcctctccgccatccctggcgtcccgccggggttttcgccgctccgctcgccctcgccgttggccgtggtagaggacgggtcgtccctcgatcccgccgcggtgccaggcgcgccctcgccttcgagcgcccagggtggcggttcgtctcgcgcctccgtcggggttgcctgtaggtttGGAGGGGGTCCCCTCGtgtcgcccccggtgcctcgcgggctccggggcgccggggtgggtccctcccccgctgcttccccccagctgggttccatacctaccggggcgttgcatcgcccggacctcagctgcatcccgccctgcgagagcggggcttcgtcgccgggcgccgaagggttgcgcctcctcggttcctggttctccatgcctggctgggtccctcacaaccgagttggataggtgccaggtggaaaaaaatattttggcgttcccgtttttatgtcagggccagcctcgctccgcaataagacacagactcacttaatgggtattaaggatttctggtttattggaatgatagctgacagaacgaaaaacgggaacggggtaggtaggtgggggtgccccttttatacccccctgtattgccccgggcttccccacccctcaatggccTGATTGCCCTTGATGGTATCCTTGATGGCTgtatgggcgttttccccggtctcctctttgtctccctgcaacggttgagttctttggggcaccatgtgctcctcatctccactcctctgacgtctctcttttcagttgttgatgggatcatgggtgtgggtgtccttgggtgcttggtttaattcctgaaagattatctccttcctccttttccttaatgatcatgatccacgttgtgaggctctttgtgccttgcaacgaggtcatgacaaaagGTCACTATGTCATGTTATTTGGAGGAGAGATTTCTCCAACAGTTTAAGGGAACTAGTGGCTTTTTTGTCTTTGAGGGGGGCAATAGCTGAGATTGAAATAaaagcaagtaaataaaaataaataaaagcatatacTATCCGTCAAATCTCTAAGAGAACATTATTCCTGAAAACCCAATTTGCCATCTTTGAATGGGACACTGAATTGAAGTGAAGACCGTGATGCTCAGCTCCATGTGGAATTTTCCACTGAGAGTGACATTCAAAGCATTAACGATACCTTCTCTGAAACATTTTCCAAATGACAGaactattaaaaatattaaactatttttaaaaaactattaaaaatagaGCAGGAAAAATTTGTCATAAGTAATCTAGATGCACAATTGTCTTTATGGTAGAAcctaatatatttttcattttcttatttctaGATGGCACCACTGATTTAAGACTGAGTGGGCATTTTTCAGAATGTCCTGAGGAGTACAAGTACTTCTGTATCAAGGGAAGATGCCGCTATGTTGATGCAGTACAAACCCCAGCCTGCATGTAGGTTCCAAAGCACTAAAACACATGCCATTTACCAAGAGCGGAATCTGAGCATGACAGATTCTTTGGAAATATTTGGCTAATAGTCTGTTACTTATTTGAATGTTCCTTTCAGCTGTTCTTTCAATTCTGGAGTGAATACTGTAtgaactcttattttaaaaatcataatgcaGTTGTGAATGTCTTTCAATTATGGATCCCTCCCCAGGTTGTCTTTAATGTTGATGAGTAGACAAAATCTTCCCTATACAATGATGATtgctaaaactttattttttattaagaaattCATAAAATTTCTTAGCCACATTGACTAAGAAGAATGCCCATGAAGAGTCTCCCTAGTTTAGAAGTTCACCTTGCATATGAGGAATCTGATGAGATTGAAGATGAGGTGGAGTGagcatcctgatttttttaaattactcctTTAAGGTTATGAGGTAtaacttttaaaattacttttctttgcaaataaaaaaaaaaaatgccaatatCTTGGATTTGATATTGCAAAATCCTGGACTTAATCATATTTATGGTACAACCTATACACATCCTCTATCTTCCTTCAATGTGTGTATTGTGTAACTGCTGAACTGGAAGATCCTATggacaagatttttttaaaagatttagagTTAGCACAAGTTCATTAATGAACGTTCATCTACCTGCTTGTAGGTAGTGGGAGTGATTGAATCTGTCCTGATCTAACAATTATGCTTTACTTGGATGCGTGCATATATATCTTCTCCATTACTTACTAGTTGTGGTAGTGGTAGTGCTTCAAGGATCGTTGACCGACAGAAAGGAAAGATAcgtcaaattttaaaatattatcaggGATCCTCAGTAAAGACAACTGAAGTTTCCTGATAACGTGTCAACTCTAATTAGCATTCCACTGCAACATACAACCACAGGAAAAGTAGTTCTGGGtgtccatatttttattttatttattactatttatccTTATATTTAAGATTCTGACAACAAAAAAAATTACTCATTTTGGGTAGTGTTTAAACTGGAACTGCTTTCTTCTGTGATCTGTTGCTCTGGTGGTATTTCCTTTAATACAACTCCTGCCCTGCTGTATCAGGAATTCCTTTGGATGATAGTTTTCAAGCCCCGGGATCCATATGTATTTGCAGTTTATGTGCAGGTCTACCCAAGGCTTCCCCAGTCTATACTTCTCAATTGTGTCAGGGTACACTTTTCATAATCACCAGCTGGCATGGCTGAtggtgatgggagttgtggtcAAACTCACCTGGAAGGAACCAGGTTAGGAAAGATTGCTCTAGGCAGAAGTGTGTACCTGGGATAGAGGCCAGTTTGCAGGAGTAGACTTTAATCCTGAAGGAAAAAAACTCTTAACTTATAATacattttttctatcttttttacaGCTGTGAAAGAGGCTACACTGGGGAAAGATGCGAGCGGttggatttattttatctaaGAGGGGATCAAAGTCAAATTGTGGTGGTTTCTTTGATAGCTGTTATGGTAATGCTTATCATCCTGATTGCATGTATCTGCACTTGCACTCAGTGAGTACACCCATATGAAAGTTTGGCCTCTATATGTATTATCATGAAACTACGAATGTAGCTATTAAGTTAACCAGCCTTTAATAATTATACCTTTTGGAAATTTCCAATACAGGATGCGCgtgcacatagacacacacacacaaaatatgtacaaagaaagtaaaagtgaattTACTATTCCTTATTGAGGTAAAAGGTTCATCCTCAATCCTAGCTGTGTTGATCCAATAATCTTCAATATTGTTCCATTATGTAAAACTATCCAAAGAACACAAAAAGAGATTTctttaattaaattataaatttaattagTTCCACATCTATTTTTTTACAATGGTTGTATATCTCTAGGCATGAGTTCAATATTCTGTTATGCTGTTGCTCTAAAGAAATGGTATTCCATGGTAAATTCCATGtaattctttttaatataatACAAAAAATGGACAGAGAAATAGAACAGAATTCTGTGTAACCTGGATAATGTACTTTTTGTTATTATAGCTTTTTTAATAGCTGCATCATGCTGCTGACTTACATCTTGTTATAGATGACCCATAATATCTGATTAGCCCATGTAGAATTTTGGACTAAAGAAGCCTTTGATCTTGTCTAAGCAGGGTGGCTCAACGTATgattaagagattttttttttcattcatattgCTAAGCTTAACTTCCCCATTCcatactgctttatttttttatgcttaaaacatattatagtttttttttaaaaaaattgattttgACTCAGTTTTACAACTTACCAATATATACTGATTCTTGGTTTGGTTTTCTGTGGCTTTAGTTATTCCTCCCAGCTTCCTGTCAATTGCAAAGTTGGTAGCCTTCTTTCTGAGCCTGTGATAGACAGCCTGTAACCTTGTATAAGTTGCTGGATGACATCTCTAACATTTCTCAGtattggccatactggctggaaCTACTAGGAATTATAGGTCAGCAATATCTGAAAGGGAAGAGATTCCTCAGCCTTGTTCTAAGTCCTCATCCAAATCATTTATAAAAGTAATGAAGAGCAGAAAGTCTAGAACAAGACCTGTGGCACTCCACTTAAGAAGCCCCTCCAGGTTGATACAGGACCATTAATGAACATTCACTGGGAATGGTGGTTCAGTGAGCTGAAATTGAACTCGTACAACTAAAAATACAagactgttttttttattattattcttgtaTTTTTGAATGTATGAGGACTTGACAGTAGATAGAGGATAGGGCCATGCAT includes:
- the BTC gene encoding probetacellulin, translating into MAPDALLGCGPRLLLGVIIFNSVTSSENATAGPETKMLSCSYMNGTCTDGTTDLRLSGHFSECPEEYKYFCIKGRCRYVDAVQTPACICERGYTGERCERLDLFYLRGDQSQIVVVSLIAVMVMLIILIACICTCTHYCRKKRRKRKQEETGTYDKRQPIKSDDILEMDIA